A single genomic interval of Saccharothrix saharensis harbors:
- a CDS encoding Hsp70 family protein, translated as MRVLSVDLGTSNTVAVLAAHGRPPRVVEVDGSATMPSAVYCEEDGTLVVGRDAERRARLDPARFEPNPKRRVDDGVLLLGDNVVPVTDALAAVLRRVLEETTRQLGGEPLDEVRLTHPAQWGATRRNVLLSAARLGGVTAEVVLVPEPVAAASHYASLSVGQALAVYDLGAGTFDVAIVGATQSGFTVLAEDGLQDLGGLDVDQALLEHVGRQVSHRDPAAWQRLLRPESTADRRARRTLQEDVRAAKESLSRHAHTEVPMPEPFEDVLVNRSDLEALVRPSMMRSVELLESTIRSTGMAPNQLAGIYLVGGSSRIPLVANMIAEQVRIVPTSLDQPETAVALGAHHVPRNGVTPRSQEPTRAKEPDTVVTKPVTPPGGAFQTNPAVSGAHPVNPAVSGPYQVNPGASGAYQVNPAVSGPYQVYPQTAPQQFNFPTVGTRAPAESKKKPDRKTLLIAAGAAVVLALAVVGGIFAFSGVDVPSAQECKNDTQQDDKGFTECLRLLAGTIPDTSTCKAGGTPGVGGVNGIKGTVVSCAVKDDYSVQYVLTETVIGAQHGAEAVVRSLKTDMVEAQWAGNGLTGKYRAAADGGLGLLVFTADDLPLLGIVTKSGGGELTADQVADFFEAAVQPGT; from the coding sequence GTGCGCGTCCTGTCCGTCGACCTGGGCACTTCCAACACCGTCGCGGTGCTCGCCGCGCACGGCAGGCCGCCCCGGGTCGTGGAGGTCGACGGGTCGGCCACCATGCCGTCGGCCGTGTACTGCGAGGAGGACGGCACGCTGGTCGTCGGCCGTGACGCCGAGCGCCGCGCCCGCCTCGACCCGGCCCGCTTCGAGCCCAACCCCAAGCGCCGGGTGGACGACGGCGTGCTGCTCCTGGGTGACAACGTCGTCCCGGTCACCGACGCGCTGGCCGCCGTGCTGCGCCGCGTGCTGGAGGAGACGACCCGCCAGCTGGGCGGTGAGCCGCTGGACGAGGTCCGCCTCACCCACCCCGCGCAGTGGGGCGCGACCCGCCGCAACGTGCTGCTGTCCGCGGCGCGCCTCGGTGGCGTGACCGCCGAGGTCGTGCTGGTGCCCGAGCCGGTGGCCGCCGCCTCGCACTACGCGTCGCTGTCGGTCGGCCAGGCGCTCGCGGTCTACGACCTGGGGGCGGGCACGTTCGACGTGGCCATCGTCGGCGCCACCCAGAGCGGGTTCACCGTGCTCGCCGAGGACGGCCTGCAGGACCTGGGCGGCCTGGACGTCGACCAGGCGCTGCTGGAGCACGTCGGCAGGCAGGTGTCGCACCGCGACCCGGCGGCCTGGCAGCGGCTTCTGCGGCCCGAGTCCACCGCGGACCGGCGGGCCCGCCGCACGTTGCAGGAGGACGTTCGGGCGGCCAAGGAGTCGCTGTCGCGGCACGCGCACACCGAGGTGCCGATGCCGGAGCCGTTCGAGGACGTGCTGGTCAACCGCTCCGACCTGGAGGCGCTGGTCCGGCCGAGCATGATGCGCAGCGTGGAGCTGCTCGAGTCCACGATCCGCTCCACCGGCATGGCGCCCAACCAGCTCGCGGGCATCTACCTGGTCGGCGGCTCGAGCCGGATCCCGCTGGTCGCGAACATGATCGCCGAGCAGGTGCGGATCGTGCCGACGAGCCTGGACCAGCCGGAGACCGCGGTCGCCCTGGGCGCGCACCACGTGCCCAGGAACGGTGTCACGCCGCGTTCCCAGGAGCCGACCCGGGCCAAGGAGCCCGACACGGTCGTCACCAAGCCGGTGACGCCGCCGGGCGGGGCGTTCCAGACCAACCCGGCGGTCAGCGGCGCGCACCCGGTGAACCCGGCCGTGAGCGGTCCGTACCAGGTCAACCCCGGTGCCAGCGGCGCTTACCAGGTCAACCCGGCGGTCAGCGGGCCCTACCAGGTGTACCCGCAGACCGCGCCGCAGCAGTTCAACTTCCCGACCGTCGGCACGCGCGCGCCGGCCGAGTCGAAGAAGAAGCCCGACCGCAAGACCCTGCTGATCGCGGCGGGCGCGGCCGTGGTGCTCGCGCTGGCGGTGGTCGGCGGGATCTTCGCGTTCAGCGGGGTGGACGTGCCCAGCGCGCAGGAGTGCAAGAACGACACCCAGCAGGACGACAAGGGCTTCACCGAGTGCCTGCGGCTGCTCGCGGGCACGATCCCGGACACCAGCACGTGCAAGGCGGGCGGCACGCCCGGTGTGGGCGGTGTCAACGGCATCAAGGGCACCGTGGTCAGCTGCGCGGTGAAGGACGACTACTCGGTCCAGTACGTGCTCACCGAGACCGTCATCGGCGCGCAGCACGGCGCGGAGGCCGTGGTGCGGTCCCTCAAGACCGACATGGTCGAGGCGCAGTGGGCGGGCAACGGCCTCACCGGCAAGTACCGGGCCGCCGCCGACGGCGGGCTGGGGCTGCTCGTGTTCACCGCGGACGACCTGCCGCTGCTGGGCATCGTGACCAAGAGCGGTGGCGGGGAGCTGACCGCCGACCAGGTCGCGGACTTCTTCGAGGCCGCGGTCCAACCGGGCACCTGA